ttgAGCAATCGATTAATGTCAAGTCAATCGATTGAGTACCTTTTTGCAACAGCACAGAAAACCTTGTAATCAATTGGGGTAATCGATTAGAGGCTTTCTAATCGATTGATGTAACTCGTTAATCAATTAGGCGTTCAAAAAAGAGTCgttctataaattttttaatgGTCGTTTGACATGATAATCTATTAGGGGTAAGCCTAATTGATTAGGAGATGTCAAAATAACCATAGAAAAGGGATTTTGCGAGATTTGAAGAACAATTGTTCACGCCAATTCTTGGAAAGTTGAGGAagaagtgttgctgcatttccaACCAAATAAGAGGCAATTCCAAGCAACAAGAAAGTGCTCAAAATAAAATTCATGTAAAGTTGTGTATTCATTGTATTTATTTTCATTTCTTGTTATATTTTTTGTGCTCAAAATTGTATAAGGTTTCTCTACCTCTGGAAAGTTTCCAAGAAAGAGGGATTTCATAGTAGATGAAATCGTGAGTCatacccttggattagtcactttaaggaggtggagaccaagtaaattgaGATGTCAGTCTTACTTCAAATTTTCTGCTATAACATCAAGTTCAAAAAATGATCGAAGCTATTTACCTCCTGACTCTGTCCTAATGTTTATAAACTTCTTGTCATGAGAACTTCATCCCTAGTATCCGATTTTCTTAACATGTTGAGATTTTATTTTGACTAATATTATCTACTAAGACTTATGTTGGGACCAAAAGAATTCAGATTTctttataatagtatgatattatctactttggacTTAAGCCATTATAGTTTCATTTTTAGACTCTACCAAAAAGGTCTTATACTAATGgaaatatctttcccttataagtttatgattttttccatgtgtttttaatatggGATTTTGTTTGCAACAATTGAAATCCAACAATCCCCCTCAAACGAATGACCTCCTCCTCGAGCCTACCTGCTTGATGTCATTTGATCTttgacccactaggacttccttgcgtAGCCGCAATTATGACTTCTTTGCCTAATGTCTGGTCGTCTTGATCCAGACATGGGAGTTCCCACTTCCTTTGTTAGAGGTGAATATTTTATtcacatggctcaattagaccatgactcttgtgcacagttgagGTTAATCTTTCTggcagctctgataccaattattatgACCAAAAGAATTCAGATTTATCCAcgatgatatgatattatccattttaaacatatttttggactttatcaaaaaaaaaaaaaaaaacttataccaATAAACATATATTTCACTTAATAAATTCATAATCCTTTTATATATTTccaatgaaaaattatatttacaACTATAACCCAAAAATTAATTCACTTTCTATATCCAATCTTTTTAACTTATAAAACTTTTATTGTTGCATCTGTAACCCATGTCCCGtgcttttgtatttttttttttaaataattgtgACATTTATTTATTCGAATCAATTAATATGGAAGGTAATTAGTTCGATTTCATATAAATTTTCTATCGAGTATgtcgataaattaaaaatattcacATAGACTTATCTAAACGATTAAGTTCTTTTGTAATTTAAACTTTGTTCACGTATCAAAATCACATACAGACCACATATTTAAGATATAATTGCATTaacaaaaaatcaaaaattaTCAAGGTCCCATGGTAATCCGTTTCATATCAATttgaatttgttttaaaaatgcttgatgagtttaaaatatttaaaataaaaaatatatgcaaatttaaaatataaaagtagaataatatcaatttaatatttttttaaaaaaatattaaattattttagttaaaattatcaTTTTACATTCGTTTCCACAGGTGGCGGTTCGGTGGATGAGTTCACGCGGGTAGAGAATTGGTGTCGCTAGAATGGGCCAGATGGCAATTGAAGGTTGCCTGAGTGGACTTCATTTTAACAACCGCCGCAATTCCTTGGCTCCGCCGCCTTCTCTCTCTCTCACCCCCCGACGGCTTAAATTACCCTCGGAAAACGTCGACCACTTCAGTAGGTTAAGGGAATCAAAGTGCGAGTGCGCGTCTTAGAGTGCTGCTGATTGAGGCGGTCGACGTGCGGCGGTGTCTACCCTTGTCACcgacttttcttcttttcttcgaTTAGCGTATGCGGTTCGTTCTCGATCTCCTTTTAGCGATCAGAGTAGTCCTTTTGCTGAATCGATGATCCTATTTTGCAGCGggagttttgatttttttttttcgttcGAAAACGCTCCGTCAAGTTGATCGAGGGAGCTTTGATGAATCTTGGATCGGTCGTGCGGAGGAGGATGTGATTGCGGCGTTTCAGCACCTCGGATTTGCCCACTCTGGGTAGTGGTTTCTCGAATGTAAATCTAATGCCTTTTGTATTCTTCCCCTCTTTGTATTGCGTATGCATGATTAAAGCTCCGTTTGTGGGAACAGTTTATGGCATTGTCGTGCAGGAATTGAAGGATAATTGACTTCGTAGAATCTCCAAGTAAACTGTTATGGATGGCTTACCGCCTACTGATTATGAAGAGGATGGGAGCCCAATTCTTGATGATCCATTTGGATTCTCCGGCCTCATGAATTTTGATGATTATAGTCCCACTATTGTGGATCAATTCATATCGACTTTAAGCTTTCCAGCTGCTAATCAAGAACCTGGTTTGTGGGCTTCCTTGTCATCGCCAAGGGTTTCTACTCAATCCGTTCTGGGAGTTAATAGCAACCCTGGTGATGCTTATTATCACTGCAGggataaaatatcttttaattcgAGACAGGGATCTTCATCAGATTGTCTCAGAAAGGAAGTTAGTAGTAGTAGTAGGAGTTCTAGTTATTCTGCCGTTGATTCCATGGCCAACGAAGTGGTGCTTACTGTTCCTCCGTCTCTCCAAGGGATGTCTCTTGGAGAAAGAATGCTTAAGGCTCTATCCTTGGTTAGGCAATCAATGCATGGTGGAATTCTTGCCCAGGTCTGGATGCCCATTAAACAGGGTGATCAATATGTGCTGAGTACTTCCGAGCAGCCCTGCCTCCTAGACCACAGTCTTGCTGGCTACCGGGAAGTTTCAAGGCATTTTACCTTCTCACCTAAGGAAGCCCCTGGTTTGTTCACTGGGCTTCCTGGTCGTGTATATATATCTGGAAGGCCAGAGTGGACCTCGAATGTCATCTATTATAAAAACTTTGAGTACTTGAGGGTGGACTATGCAGTCAATCACAAGGTATGTGGTTCTCTTGCTGTTCCAGTTTTTGACACTGATCTAGGTTCATGTCGTGCAGTGCTTGAGCTTGTTACAACTAGTGAAAAATCCAACTTCGATACAGAGATAGAAACAGTTTCCAAAGCTCTGCAGGTCAGTGCTTCTATGACATCAAATATCTTCACATGAACATATATGTAATATATTTTGCAAATATATGGTGGTGGAATAGTGTAAAGGGCATTCACTTAATTGGTTTTTCTCTCTTGGATTGCCACTGGCTTATGGTACATAACAGAAATGTATACGTATTGCTTCAGCTCCTTGCTGAAAGTAGACTTACTTAAACCTGCTTGTTTTGCCGTCTTTTAGTATTCTACTATAGTTTCAAGCCACATCTCATGTTTGAGAAATATACCTGTCTTAATTTAGTTGGTTTTGATGAACCTCTTGGCAGCTTAGTTGGCTTTTAGTATCTCAAGGTCGCTTTTTTGTTGCTTCCGCAGGCAGTGAACTTGAGATCCACAAAAATGCAGGCTCCCCAGCAGGTAGTTGTGTTAATTTGTGATTGATTTTCTTTAAGATGGAATGAAGCTTCTAAATGAAGAATTATTTCTTCTATTTGGCAGATCCTCACAAAGAGCCAGATATCTGCATTTTCAGAGATACTTGATGTATTGAGATATATATGTCATGCATACATGTTACCTCTAGCACTTACATGGGTTCCTATAGGACCTGATGGTGGCCATTTATGCGACTTCAGGAAATATAAGCTTGGGGAGACAAATTCAACTCCAAAAAGGCCCATTCTTTGCATCCATGAATCATCTTGCTATGTTAACAATACAAAAATGCAAGGTTTTCTTAATGCATGTGCTGAACATAGCCTTGAGGATGGACAAGGCATTGCTGGGAAGGCTCTTCAATCAAATCATCCATTCTTCTCCCCTGATGTAAAGGAGTATAACATTCATGAATATCCACTTGTACACCATGCTCGTAAGTTCAACCTTCATGCTGCAGTTGCAATCAGACTGAGGAGCACATACACTGGAGACAATGATTACATACTAGAGTTCTTTCTACCAATAGATTGTATGGGTTCCAAAGAGCAACAACTCCTTTTAAATAACCTCTCAAGTAACATGAAGATACTTTGTAGAAGCTTAAGGACTGTTTCTGATGCTGAAAAAGAAGAATCAGATATTGCTGGAATTATAGGAGAACCAGTATGTTGCTTATCAACTGATTTCTCGATGAAGTGCTCTCGACCAGTGGACATAGTTCCAAAATCAACCAGTGGAAAAGTTGTTTCATTAACTAGGGAAATATCATCTGATGAACAGCATGATAATGCTTATCGTGAAGAGGTGCCTCGTCAATCTTAGTTTTCAGTGTCATGCTTTAATTATATTTCTGTTATATTTCAAGTTGCAGACGCATCAGCTACTTGCCTTGATTCATCATGTCAAATACTGGAGGCCTTCATGAGCCAACCTCTTGAACTTGATAGGCCTTCTGACCTCATGATTACTAACATGACTGACCTGTTGTAGATATGTGGAAACCTAAAGTATATACTACAGAATAAGTACTATGTAGTAACAACTATCAAACTGTTGCTACTAATAACCTTGATTTGACATCTAATATTTTGACTAGCACAGGCACCACATAAAAGTGAGGGGTCGAGGAAGGTCATGATAACATCAGTTTAACACAAttaaaaattacttcaaaaaAATCCTTTTGGAACTCATCGTTGTTGTTGCAGAACCCTCTATAGAACTTATGGACTTAATTTTCTACAAATGAGTACACTGTCCTAATttagaagagagaaaataaagtTCGTTTTATGGTACACTTATGAATTGTTCCCACCATGCTAGATTTCCTGGTCACAACATGCAACATGTAATGCCAAAAAGCATGGAATATATATTTCAATATTGAATGACATCAAAACTCTCGATGCATTCAGTATATGTGGTTGAGCAGaagatattttcttattttcataaGAGAGAACTATTACACTGTATATAATACTCTTAACTAAATATCTCACGTGGGACTAAACACAGAACACATATAATTATAACTCTAATATCTCTTAAAGGTTGGCATAGGTAAGTTGCTTGCAAAATTTGCACCTATCTATACCTATACCAATATCCATCTAAGACCTCTTAACACTTCTATGTTATAACCATTATATAACTGTCATGTGTACATGTTCCTCTACTTGTATCCATCCTATAATGCTACGATGTATATCCCAATCTTATTACATTAGGTGTGTGCGAGCAAATAGTAGCTAGAACTCAATCCTAGCTTACATGTAATTAAAGaacaaaaaaatcaaataaaaaatttaggaaTGTGTTgatttattataaaattaattaatttgcttGGGTACCTGGACACAAGTCATTAAACTTAAATCCATCCAATACCTGTCATAAGCATCTACTACTTCACTTGGACCCATTAGCAGTACCAAATCTTGTTTAAGTGGGTCAAGTAGTcaaagatattaaaaaaaaaatccattgccATCCTTAAGTCTCCTAAAGATAGagtatgcatacttttatattcAACAtattacatagcatagaaaattattattacttaaaaaaataaaaataaaaaagacattTATGACAATTGAAAGAAGGGGAACCTTGGCATAACAGTAATGTTGTTGccatggaaacaacctcttgcaatgtAGTGTAAGGCCACGTACAATAGATTCTTCCTCAAGACCCTGCATTGGTGAGAGCTTTGTGTGCTAGGTGCCCTTATATTTATGACAATTGAAAACCTTAGTAACATGACACTTGAGACCAATGTTTAAAGAATTAACAACCAGTCTTTGTTGGAAATATAAATCATATAATCTTCAAAAAAACATAACTTTATTTAGTATAATCTTTTTTAACTCCCCACATTTGAAGTTATTAGAGGATTTCAAATTCATTCATGTGGAGAAATAAATCGTTAAGGGTTGCAAATAATGATAGATAGATTAGAGTTTCAATGTTTGTCTTGATGCAAGAGGTTAATTTTAGGAGAAACTGAGTGAAGTTTGACATTACTCCTAGAGACATTAAGTAAATGTTAGAGAGATCATGGAGTAAGTGTTTGCATCAATTATAGTGAGAGAATGCTAAAAAAGATTTGCAAACTTAAGTGAGATTATGGTTCCAATAGTGTCCCTTAAAGGGAGAATTTTAGAAAGAAGAGTAATCTTTCAATTGCTTTGCCTCTCACATGAAGAACATGAATTCTGAAAGACTAGGGATATTATAAAAGGTAAAAAATGCCTATTTTAAATCATGcacacaagacaaatagaagACTATAAAATTAACTATGAAATTTGGCTCCTATTAATACTTCAACTTGACAGGAAGTTGAGGAACGAAGAGGACTTGAGATGAAAATGATCAACATAAAGGCTTGAAATCTTTTTAAATTGTTCTTTTGTTTCATGTCAGTGGGTCCCTCTTTTATATtgctttatttttccttatacttcTTGTTTTTTGTTATGCTATTGTCATAGTTATGATTTGTGCTAAAACATAGGTTTAGTCGTAAGGGCAGCAAACACACATGAAATAATTGGACCACATGACCTTGGGAATGCCAACTCTTGTTAGACTCCATGTCGAgctcttcttcttcaagcataCACCAATTTGGAGGCTTGCATTGTCAATTATTGCACGAACACCATCCTTGCAAGTTTCTTGCAAACACTAGTTGCCTCACTTGATGAGATAAACTCAAAATCTTCCTAGTTGGCTGTATCTTGCACCTTTTGTTGCCTAGAAGGAAGCAATTGAGGTCAAAGGCGAACAAAGCTTCCCACACTATGAGATTAGACCCCAAATTCTTGATATGGATGATTGCGCCTTGAGGATGAAGAAGGCTCTGCATGGCAATCTGTGCCACATTGTTATAGTGGGGACACACGTGCTGTGAGCTACAACTCCTTTAGATGATCTACAAATACAACATTGTGGATCCTTTGATACTTTGAGGTGATGACCATAACCCTTGATAACATGCATCTCCTCTTGTGCATAGTGGAGGATGGTCAATTTTTTCAACATCTTTCTAGGAGAGGCAGTTAGAGGATGGTCAAATCCTTTAACATATTTAGGAGAGAGATTGAGAGGAAGGCTACTTCATCGCATAAGAATCCCTAAGCTCCCCTAAAGTGGATTGAAATAAACTCTAAACTTTATGAGAAAACCTAACTTTGTATCAAGTTAAGAGGGTGGATCTTGTTGGATTAATGTAGTGTAATTGGAGGGTGAATAAATGGTATGCCTGTCTTTTTGATTCTTACAAACATGGTTTAAAATTCGTGCTAGTGGAGTTTCAGTTTATGACCGAAACTATATGGTTTTGGTACCATATCGTATTGTGCCGATACAATTTCatactttttaaaatataaaaatattagttaaaagatatttttattaatatttgattgttattgATGTTTTAATATTGTTATATTCGAGATGTTGAATGTTGAGTTGAAGTTTTGATATTATCTTGTGAAATGTTTGATACTTATTGAGTAAAAGTCGATTTAGGGTTAGCTACAGTCCACTAAGCAGATATGGCAGGATCAAGTAGGTTGTAActagatttaatttgaatttattttgattagtttaaaattaaatcaaatttatatatagaataattTAGTACATTAGTAGTAGTATATTTTATAAAGTTAgaaattatattataatttttttatcttttttaataATCCATCTCCTGTATCCTTAAAAGTTTTTTCTCTATGTTTACTTCGTGGACAtatgaagaaggaaaaaaattatcATCTTTAAAGAGATTTTTTTCTCTACTGACCTTGTGAAGAGAAGAAAGCGAGAAAAAAAATTAACCGTCCTTAAAgagtattttttttctctttatttaCCTTCCTAAACAAATAAAGGGGAAAAATTAAAGGAGAAAAGTTAATGGATgaaagatagaaaaaataaagaaggaaaaaaataataggGTAAGGGAATTacctgattaaaaaataaaaatttcaatctaaaatttaaaataaaaaaaatatttttttaaaaaaatgctagGTTGTCACAATAATGGGATTGGTGTCAGTCGGCTTGCGTCGGGGTCGACTGACACGGGTCGGTACTTAAAACCTTGCTTAAAAATAacacaattcaaattcaatgttaGATAACAAGTGCACATGTGATAAATACTGCAACGGAAAGACATGCAAAGTCCACAATACCAAAGTATGTAACGTGGCTTAGAGAATTTACTCCTATTCCACAACCTTCATTGTACTCAATGTGCCACTCTCTGATCCACTAAATTACTCCTTTAATGTGACATTGGAGTAAACCTTTGTAATGGTTATAATGCTATTCTACACCTCCTCATAACAATTAGCTATGGACCACTTAGTGTAATACCTCAACTAGCTGGCTATCAAACCATACTTGTTTGCATATAACAATTGAAAATGACCATTGGTAGATGCTTATTCATTACCAAGGGTTAATATTGATTGTTGGTCAACCAACCTTCAAATTTTTATACCAAAGTTTGGGGATAAGATTGAACATGCAATTCTATCTACTAGGAATCATTTATAAAATGATCTCTAGAGGAGTGTTGCATAACATTTTATACCCTCTTGAATACTATAACTTATATTCATTTTTCTATGGGCAAAAACTCTGCTTCGTTTCTTACTTTTTACCACACTAAGTGCCTTTTAAGAAATTTCTGTCCTCATCTAAtgcttcatttttattttttagggtgagtttaaaatttttagttttttttaatcttctGCACTCAAATTTTCTATCATTATAAAGAGAAATTGTACATCATAGGTTTCTAAGTAAAGTTCATTTTAAGATTATGAAAATTGTATAGGAGGTTATCCTCTAAGAAGAATGTTAAGGAATTTTATAATTTGTTAAGGAACTTAAAAACAATCTAGGATCTAGATTTTCTTATTTTCTCCAGCATAATTGCCCGACCTATTTTACATAGTAAGATTTTTATTTAGgaaagtgttagatcaatatgacATAGGAGAGATATCTAAATCACATAAAACCACTATGTTTTCTTTATCTCTATTATTTATGTTTGCTGTTAATTATCCATTCtcaccaaggtttaaaatcttgatATGTGCCGAGATTTCAGTGCATGACCGGAATGATATGGTTTCGTATCGTNNNNNNNNNNNNNNNNNNNNNNNNNNNNNNNNNNNNNNNNNNNNNNNNNNNNNNNNNNNNNNNNNNNNNNNNNNNNNNNNNNNNNNNNNNNNNNNNNNNNAAACAAGGTAttaaatgacttataaaattatttaacatgatattaaaaataaaaaaaatgtttgatcaatggagaataagtactctagttctcttatataagaataagagaGACATACAAATTGTATAAACTAtagaggtattaaactaatgagtcataccataaaaatttagaaaaaagtaatagaaaaaatattaaggaagaagaccacggtgaccgaaaattaatttaagttcatgtctagaaggtcgacaatagaagctatacatcttcttagacaaataattaaaaaatatgaggAGTGAAAGTAAAatctacatatggtattcattggcttagaaaaagtttatgaaagagtttcaagagaaattatatggaaaattaTAGAGGTATtatcataacatatattgaactaattaaggatatgtacgagaatgtaacgactagagtaacTAAAGCATTtacaataaagatagggttacattaaggattagctctaagtccctatctttttacacaaattatggatgaactcattgCATATATTCAAGACATAGTAcggtggtgcatgttgtttgcagatgatattattttggtagatgaaatatatggagtaaatgttaaactagaatcttgacaggaaacactagaagagaaaagttttaggcttagtaaaataaagacagaatatatagaatttaagtttagcaatattagatacaatgagacaattgttaagataagagatgacGAGTTATCCATAATTAAGAGTcttagatatttaggatcatttgtAAAATGatagagagattaagagagatgtcttacatagaatacaaggaagATGATTGAAAGAGAGGAGTGCattgggtgttttatgtgaccataaagtacctctaaaacttaaaggaaaattctacaaaatcgcaGTTAAACATGTTATGTTAAATGGAGCtgtgttgggctatgactcgagtatATAAgtaaaagatgagagttgcagtgatgaggatgttaaggtagatgtATGGACATACGAGaatagacaaaataagaaatgagagcattagagaaaaagtcagagttgcatctattaagagaaaactccgagagacacatttaaaatggtacgagcatgtacttagatgaccaaaaAATACTCCAGTTAagcgatgtgaaattatgacaaacatgcatatcaaacgaggaagaggaagaccaaaaaagacttggttagtaataataaaataagataaaatttatttaagtatagatgatgatatagttggagatagagctcaatggcgtaaaaggatctatatagttgaccccacctagtgggataaggcttggttattgttgttgttgtatacgACATAAGTAATATCTACgtgaaattttataattttttgaatatgtagaattatttatagatttttgaattttgttcTGAATTTGATTTCGAAAATCAGAAACCTTAGTTGATTAGACACTATTGTCAATCGATTAAGATATGCTGTAATTAATTGGCAGTGAACGCCAATTGATTCGGATGAACTATAATTGATTGGTAGCTAAAACTAATCGATTAGAAGAGATGTTTTTGTTTCAAATTATCTAATTTCAGTCTATTAAGTCACGTTTATTCAATTTAACTATCTCTAACCCTCTGAAGTGCTTAGATAAGCATTTAAGGGTAATTTTtcttatgaaaataagaaaggaatagTTAAAAGAGACTAATTTGGAGTTAAGGAAAAGGTTTATATTCAAGGGTTAATTCTTAACCTCTTGACTTCAAATTTTAGAACTTTAtaaaggtttaggaactccaaatcattgttggtgcaataatagAAGTTGGAACATGCATTGAGAGAAGGTTCTCCTTAAAGGTATGATTGATAGattctcaaggttgagcattataGAGAATTGAAGGGTATAAGACCTTCATTGTGAAGTTTGAATGACAAGAGGATGAATCCTTAGAAGAATATTTTTGATGCATGCCAAAGAGGGAGAAAATTATAGGCTTCAAGTTAGGAAATCCATTCTTTGGCATGAGATGAAGAAGGGAGTTGGGCTAATATGGGTTAACCTAACTTAACATGTtatcaaatataaaaaagaatgatattattggtgcaattatccttagatcaaggttgatcagtttgactaacctcaagttggctcaagcttgagttttcatgtttgataatatgtgagagagaagttAATTAAGTCAAgggaggaccggatact
This genomic stretch from Zingiber officinale cultivar Zhangliang chromosome 7A, Zo_v1.1, whole genome shotgun sequence harbors:
- the LOC122002639 gene encoding protein NLP2-like isoform X2 is translated as MDGLPPTDYEEDGSPILDDPFGFSGLMNFDDYSPTIVDQFISTLSFPAANQEPGLWASLSSPRVSTQSVLGVNSNPGDAYYHCRDKISFNSRQGSSSDCLRKEVSSSSRSSSYSAVDSMANEVVLTVPPSLQGMSLGERMLKALSLVRQSMHGGILAQVWMPIKQGDQYVLSTSEQPCLLDHSLAGYREVSRHFTFSPKEAPGLFTGLPGRVYISGRPEWTSNVIYYKNFEYLRVDYAVNHKVCGSLAVPVFDTDLGSCRAVLELVTTSEKSNFDTEIETVSKALQAVNLRSTKMQAPQQILTKSQISAFSEILDVLRYICHAYMLPLALTWVPIGPDGGHLCDFRKYKLGETNSTPKRPILCIHESSCYVNNTKMQGFLNACAEHSLEDGQGIAGKALQSNHPFFSPDVKEYNIHEYPLVHHARKFNLHAAVAIRLRSTYTGDNDYILEFFLPIDCMGSKEQQLLLNNLSSNMKILCRSLRTVSDAEKEESDIAGIIGEPVCCLSTDFSMKCSRPVDIVPKSTSGKVVSLTREISSDEQHDNAYREELKSSSGKQAEKKCSTAERHISLNLLQRYFSGSLKDAAKNIGVCPTTLKRICRRHGILRWPSRKIKKVNHSLQKIQNVINSVQGVEGAIKFDPSTGCLVASVSSAEKPASLTLESTGKDHVSASSFHHIENEHAVDKMKPDRSSLVGHQGDSTVQLKCDTDEIVHFSNDSSRGLDWTCADAGLVPNARIHTSVDWLSYPRDISDCSYFPKEIGCPGSNGVSSLVKLEGQFVSGSSSSAILSKNQMNSEADGGNLENSNPSSSSSMTDSSSDSALHHPSFRKSGISISKTLPFVTVKATYKEDTVRFKYFPSIGSHYLFEEVGRRFKLPGGTFQLKYLDDEKEWVLLENDADFQECIDILENIGSQSIKLQVRDVPYNVGSSGSSNCLKL